ACCTACGCGACGTTGCCCGCCTCCTGCGCCGGACCGTCCTCGAAGGCCGCCCCATCCGCGTCCGCCACCACGCCGACGGCGACGGGATGTGCGCGTCCGTCCCGGTCCAACTCGCCCTGGAGAACTTCATCGCCGAGGTACACGACGACGAGGACGCCCCGCGGCACCTCATCAAGCGCCTCCCCTCGAAGGCGCCGTTCTACGAGATGGAGGACGTGACCCGCGACCTGAACTTCGCGTTGGAGGGCCGCGCGCGACACGGCCAGCGTCTGCCCCTCCTACTCATGCTCGACAACGGGTCGACGGAGGAGGACGTGCCCGCCTACGAGAACCTCGCGCACTACGACGTCCCCCTCGCCGTCGTCGACCACCACCACCCCGACCCCGAGGCGGTCGAACCCCTGCTGGACGCCCACGTCAACCCCTACCTGTACGACGAGGACTACCGCATCACGACGGGCATGATGTGCGTCGAACTCGCGCGGATGATAGACCCCTCGCTGACGGACGAGTTGAAGCACGTCCCCGCCGTCGCCGGTCTCTCGGACCGCTCGAAGGCCGAGGCGATGGACGACTTCGTCGAACTCGCCGCCGCGCAGGGGTACGACCGCGAGGAACTGCTCGACATCGGCGAGGCCCTCGACTACGCGGCCCACTGGCTTCGCTACAGCGACGGGCAGTCCATCGTCAACGACGTGCTCAACGTCGGTTGCGACGACGAGGCCCGCCACGAGGAACTCATCGAATTCCTCGCCGAACGCGCCGAACGCGACGTGGACCGCCAACTCGACGCCGCCGAATCCCACGTCGACCACGAGACGCTCAGTTCGGGCGCGCACCTCTACACCATCGACCTGGACGAGTGGGCGCACCGCTTCACCTACCCCGCGCCGGGCAAGACCACCGGCAAGATTCACGACCGGAAGGTCCAGGAGATGCAGGAACCCGTCATCACCATCGGCTACGGCCCGGACTTCGCCGTCCTCCGCTCCGACGGCGTCCGCCTCGACATCCCGCAGATGGTCGCCGAACTCAACGAGGAAGTCGTCGGCGGCGGCGTCTCCGGCGGCGGCCACCTCGTCGTCGGGTCCATCAAGTTCGTCAAGGGAATGCGCTCGGAGGTCATCGACAGCCTCGTCGAGAAGATGGCCGACGCGGAACTCGACGCGGAACTGTCCACGCAGGCGCCCGTCGACGCCGAGTAACGCGCTCGCGTCGTTTTATCTCCGCTCGAACCGAACCGTCTTCTTCAGTATCAGTCCGGCCAGCACCGCCGACGCGAGTGCGCCGGCGACGAGGAGCCACGTCGTTCGGTCGGCGCCGCCGAGGCCAGAGCCAACTCCGCCGCCCGCGGCCCCCCAGTCGGCGTCGAACGCCCGGCGGTAGTAATCCGCCGGTTCGTCTCCACGCAGTTCGAGCACCACCTCGCGGTTCTCCGTCGCGGCGTGGTCGTTCCAGTTCAAACTACCGACGAGAGCCACCTCGCCGTCGACGACGGCGCCCTTCGCGTGCACCTTGCCGAACCGACCCCGCGGGTCGGCGATTCGCGCCTCGATGGGGAGCCCCGACTCCCGGAGTTCGTCGGCGCGGGCGACCGCCGCCTCGTTCTCCTCGGCGTCGTACCACGCGTTCGAGAGGAGGAGTCGCACCGAGACGCCCCGGCGGGCCGCGCGGACGAGAGCGGCGAAGAACCGACCCTCCGGGTCGATGCGGGGGTTGACGACCGAGATTCGCTCCTCGGCGCCGTCGATCCGTTCGATAACCGTTTGGCCCGCGTTGCCGGGCGTGGTGAGCACTCGCACCTCCGTCGCGCGGACCGACTCGGGCGGGAGGCGCGCGGGATACGCCGCCGTTGCGGGCGCGTCGTCGACGAACTCGCGACCCTGCCGGAACTCGTCCCACGGAACGACCCCCCGGCCCGTCGCGTCCGCCGCGAACACCGCGGCGAGTTCGTCCGCCGTTCGCTCGGAGGCGACGCGGACGCCCCACCCGCGACTGTCGCGGCCGCCGGTCCCCGACGGCTTCCAGTTCTCCGTGAGCACCAGTGACCGGTCGTCGACGACGGCGTACTTCGCGTGGTGGTAGGAGAACTTCGCCCGCGGGCCGGAGACGACGGCGACCGGAACGCCGGCCGCGACGAGTCGGTCCAGCGTCGCCGCCTGCGCGCGGGAGGCGCCGCCGACGGGCGACCCCTCCACGAGGACGCGCACGCGGACGCCGCGCCGGTGGGCGGCGAGAAGGGCCTCGGCGACGCGGTCCGAGGAGAGCGTGTAGCCAGCGAGGAAGAGTCGCTCGTCGGCCGAGCGGAGCGTCTCGACGGCGACGCCGGGTGCGTCCGGGAGGACGAACGCCGTCGCGTCCGCGGACCCGGTGGCAACGGGGTCACGCAGGTCCAAGCCGACGGGCATCCACCGGTCGGCGGAGGCGTTCCAGCGTTCGCCCTCGGGGGCGTTCCCGTACTCGACTCGGTGGAGGACTACCTCCCCCTGACGGAGCACGAGGCGTTCGCCCGCGTTCGACAGCGAGAGGTCCGCGCGGACGACGGGGCGGTCGGTCACCGCGCGCGTCGCGTTCGGGTCCGACGAGAGGGCGACGACGCCCCCGCGGCGCGGAACTCGTACGGTGTCCTCGCCGTCCGAGAGCGTGAGGTTCGCGGCGCCGGCGACGCGGACGGCGACGTACTCGCCCGCGTCGTCCGCCGCGACGGGGTTCGGATGGGCGCCGACGACGGCCGGGCCGCCGTCGTCGCCCGCGGCGGCCGCGAGTCCGACGCCGGCACCTGCATCGGCATCGGGACCGGGACCGCCGCCCACGGCGATGCCGACACCGACACCGGCGCCGACGGACTGCCAGAGGAGTGCGCAGACGAGGACGACGCGGAGGAGGCGGCTGACGTTCGACACGGCGGGAGTGGCCGCGGCCTCCTATTTGAACCCGCGGTCGGGAGAGATTCGAGACGGGACCCGTCGCTCAGAAGACGAAAAAGCGAGAAGTCGGGACGGCGGAGACGAGAGATTACGCTCGCGGCGCGTCGGTGTCGCCGAGGCTGTCGTTCGCGCGGTCGGCCTCGTGCTGGACGAGGAACGAGCGCTCGTCGGAGTACTCGGCGGTGGCTTCGAGCGCCTCCTTCGTGCCGATCTGACGGAGCGCCCACGCCGCGGCGGCGCGGACGGTGTCGTTGTCGTCGTTCGCCAGCGTGTCCTTCAGCGGCTTCACCGCTCGGGTGTCGCCGATGAGGCCGAGCGACCGGGCGGCGTACGGTCGCACGTTGTCGTTGTCCATCACGAGTTTGTCCGCGACGGCCTGCGTCGCGGCGGGCGAGCCGATTTCGCCGAGCGCCTTGAACGTCACCTTCTGGAGCGCCGGGTCGGAGTCGGCGTCGACGTACTCCGTCAGCGTCTCGACGGCGTCGTCGGCCCCCGACCCCATCGTTCCGAGCGCCCGGATGGCCTTCTTGTTCCGGCGTTCGGCGAGTTGGTGCATCTCGTCGAACACCGACGGGTCGCCCATGCGGACGAACGCGTCCATGCAGTGCGCCTGCATGAACTCCGACTGGAGGTTGTCCTTCGCGAGCATGATCATGTCGGCGCGGCCGCGCTGCTCCCACTCCAGAACCGCGGAGAGTTCGGGCGGGAAGTCCTTGTAGTGGCCGAGCACGTCGAAGAACCCCTCGGCCCGGAGCTTCTCGTTCGTCTGCAGGTCGTCCCACTCCTGGGCGTCTTCGAGGCCGGCCTCCAACTCGTCGGTCGCCTCGAGGAGTTCGGCGATGGTCTCCTCGTCCTCGTCGGCGTCGAGTCCGGCCGACTCGACGGCGTCGCCGGCCTCGTCGAGGGCGACGGTCAGGTTCTCCTCGGCCTCGCCGTCGACGGAGACGGAGGTGCCGAGAATCTCGTTGACGTCGGCCGTGAACGACTCGACCACCTCGACGATTTCGCCCTGCCCGCGTTCGGTCCAGCGGGTGTCGGTTATCTTCGTCTTCGCCGACTCGATGTCCTCGACCACGT
This Halogeometricum sp. S3BR5-2 DNA region includes the following protein-coding sequences:
- a CDS encoding DHH family phosphoesterase yields the protein MTVENAGDSGGESGSNSDADSRPVVYDLAPNCTLDDTDVGANYHAVVNGVVEYGVFVDISDEVSGLVHESNLDRTYEVGDRLVVTLEEVRENGDVAFAAVDFDDYRTVTVDYEPDITPIEDLEPGDEAFVEGVVAQIKQTGGPTVFRIADDTGIVSAAAFEDAGVRAHPEVELDDAVRVSGTAESHEDALQLEVESMTRLDDEAAAETRERLDAALDERAEPNEVEPLVEWPEFEKLREDLRDVARLLRRTVLEGRPIRVRHHADGDGMCASVPVQLALENFIAEVHDDEDAPRHLIKRLPSKAPFYEMEDVTRDLNFALEGRARHGQRLPLLLMLDNGSTEEDVPAYENLAHYDVPLAVVDHHHPDPEAVEPLLDAHVNPYLYDEDYRITTGMMCVELARMIDPSLTDELKHVPAVAGLSDRSKAEAMDDFVELAAAQGYDREELLDIGEALDYAAHWLRYSDGQSIVNDVLNVGCDDEARHEELIEFLAERAERDVDRQLDAAESHVDHETLSSGAHLYTIDLDEWAHRFTYPAPGKTTGKIHDRKVQEMQEPVITIGYGPDFAVLRSDGVRLDIPQMVAELNEEVVGGGVSGGGHLVVGSIKFVKGMRSEVIDSLVEKMADAELDAELSTQAPVDAE
- a CDS encoding HEAT repeat domain-containing protein, which gives rise to MSDGDDETPAETPDETEETPEDAHEETSEAESDETESEPDEEVEETEEAEADGEAEEAEEAEETEETDSESESEEETESDSEGETEAEETEEEAEETDLESPTAEKLNERLDDAEEDLEAAETEDDLDDVEAKLDDIESDIEAADLPEPDEDAEEDDEEEVEDPRAELEARLSDLREDLESQRGPYAEDVVEDIESAKTKITDTRWTERGQGEIVEVVESFTADVNEILGTSVSVDGEAEENLTVALDEAGDAVESAGLDADEDEETIAELLEATDELEAGLEDAQEWDDLQTNEKLRAEGFFDVLGHYKDFPPELSAVLEWEQRGRADMIMLAKDNLQSEFMQAHCMDAFVRMGDPSVFDEMHQLAERRNKKAIRALGTMGSGADDAVETLTEYVDADSDPALQKVTFKALGEIGSPAATQAVADKLVMDNDNVRPYAARSLGLIGDTRAVKPLKDTLANDDNDTVRAAAAWALRQIGTKEALEATAEYSDERSFLVQHEADRANDSLGDTDAPRA
- a CDS encoding phospholipase D-like domain-containing protein, whose translation is MSNVSRLLRVVLVCALLWQSVGAGVGVGIAVGGGPGPDADAGAGVGLAAAAGDDGGPAVVGAHPNPVAADDAGEYVAVRVAGAANLTLSDGEDTVRVPRRGGVVALSSDPNATRAVTDRPVVRADLSLSNAGERLVLRQGEVVLHRVEYGNAPEGERWNASADRWMPVGLDLRDPVATGSADATAFVLPDAPGVAVETLRSADERLFLAGYTLSSDRVAEALLAAHRRGVRVRVLVEGSPVGGASRAQAATLDRLVAAGVPVAVVSGPRAKFSYHHAKYAVVDDRSLVLTENWKPSGTGGRDSRGWGVRVASERTADELAAVFAADATGRGVVPWDEFRQGREFVDDAPATAAYPARLPPESVRATEVRVLTTPGNAGQTVIERIDGAEERISVVNPRIDPEGRFFAALVRAARRGVSVRLLLSNAWYDAEENEAAVARADELRESGLPIEARIADPRGRFGKVHAKGAVVDGEVALVGSLNWNDHAATENREVVLELRGDEPADYYRRAFDADWGAAGGGVGSGLGGADRTTWLLVAGALASAVLAGLILKKTVRFERR